In the Pedobacter cryoconitis genome, TTAAAGGAAACATATCAGATGCTTTTGGAATTTGGGGAGCTGCTTATATCCAAAAAATCAATATCAAAAACTAAAAGCTATGTTTAATCTGCTTTATAAAAACACAGCGGCTGAAAACCGTTCAGGAATTTTTGAAGCCTAAAAAAAGCCATTAGGAAAAACATTAATATTGACGTTATAAATTGTTTTAGCTATAAAAAACTGAATTACAGTCATTTATTATGCTAAAATAAGCGGTTATTTTTTTATACTTGGTAAATAAAAGCCAATTATATTGACCAAAAGGGATTACTATGGAATCAGAAAAAACCGTTTACAGTTATTTTAGTGACACGATGTTACTCAAACATTTAAAAAAAGGTGACCGGCTCGCATTCACAGAAATTTTTGAACGGTACTGGAAGAAAGTCTATAACGAGTCTTATAAAAGAATACAAAATCCAACGCTTGCTGAATCAATTACTGAAATTGTTTTCGTTGGTCTTTGGGAAGAAAAGGAAAATAAAAAAAAACAAAAATTACTTCCTTATTTATTAACTTCTTTACGTTCTCATGTGCTGCAACTCTATAGAGAGGGAAAAGCAGTACCACGTGTTGAGCGCAAGTCAAATTATTCAATGTTAACGTGCATCCATACCGGAATTAATTAGAGTTCCTGTTGTTCTGCATCTGTTTAAAAGCAGCTAAAGAAAGCTGGTGAATAATTCATTTCACCAGCTTTCTTATCAACTGATTACTGAGGCGTAAATTTAAAAGAGTGAATGATCATTTCTACTTCCTGTCCATTTATAGGAGCATGGCCACTAAACAACCATAAATTCATATGTACCGGCAGCGCTTCTGTACTAACCGGGAAACCTGCAGGAGTATTGTAGGAATAAAAAGCATTGGCTTCGTTTTGCGTATGTCCATGATAACTTTTATAAGCCACCTGTTGGTTCGTACGGGTGAATTTATAAGTACTATAAGTACCATTTAAAGCTAGTTCATAAGTTTTAGAATCTCTTGTGTCTGGATTTCCATAGGCAGGATAGACTGTATAATTAAAATTAGGCCATTGGCTATTTCCCCATCTTGCAAATTCAATATCCACTTCATGATGACCGTCATCGCCATCCTTATAATTGAACAAGCCAAATACCAGGTTTGGATCTAACTGATCCGGGCGGCCTTCTATTTGCCAGACATAAGAACCATAGCCAAATTTCTGCTGCGAATAAATCTCCGCACAATTCCATCTGCCAGTTGCCGGATCTTTTTTTAATTTTAAGTGAAGGAATCCCTGAGCATCCACCCAGACACTGTTTCCAGACCAATAATTAGGACCTGGGCCTACAGTCGTATTACCCAGGTCCTTCACATTCCAGGTAAGACCGCTAAAGAAAATGGTACTGACTGCAGCAACCGATTTTTTGTCTGTTTGCTGCCCGGTATTGTAAGCAGTGGCCTGATCTTTTTTACAAGAGATGGAGAGCATCGCAATGACTGCGATAAAATACATGTTTTTCATAAGTTTTTGGTTTTGGTAGGTTTAGTTATTTATATAATCATCTAACCTATTGACACTTAATAAAACAAACAGGGGTAATGAAATCACAAATATTTCTCAGACAGCCAGTCAAGCATTTCAGGTTTACAGAAAAACATCCACAATTTGAACCAGCTATCAAAAACCTGGGCAAATAAAGGTATAGTTTTTAAAAAGCTAAACCTCCTGACAATGAAATAGAACATAGTCTTATCTCGTTTCACTTAGCTCTTTAATATGCTCCATCACTCTTAAATGTACATTTCTGGTAATACTTTCTGCCCACATATCATAATACCAGGTTGGAAAAACATGTAATTTATACCAGCTATTCCCAATTAGTGTAGTCGTACCATTGCCATTATCTTTAAGTATAAATTGACCTTTCAGGATATCAATATGCCCCATGATTTCAGGATCCTTTGGCTGTCCGATAATATCGAAAGTAAGATTCCTGTTCACATTATAAGTCACTATTTTTTCGTCAAAAATATATCCATTACTAAAAATACATTTGCGCCCCGCCCCTTTGTAATACCCGGTTACCGTAGTTGCAGCAGGGCTTGGCATCCCGATATTAAACAACCAGTAACTATTCCTATGCTGTATCGGCTCAAATGAAACTACATTCCTCCATATTTCCTGAGGGCTTGCCTTAATAATGATTTCATCAGCAACCATATGCTCATAATGATGTTCCTGAACTGCATCAGTAATGAAAAGGACAACCATTAAGGAAAAGACACTTACATTTAGCTTTTGACTCTGCTTTTTCAAGATCATGCGGCCAATAAATGCACCAATGATAATAAAACAAAAAACCAGGGGAGAAACGATTATCAGACAAATGAATCCCTCTCTAAGAAAAACAAAACTGAGTAATATTGCTGTTAAACCACTCAAACAAGAATAGCCAACAACTGCTTTACTGCTTAACTTCAGGCTTTTCCAGAACCAGCTATTAATCATTCCCATAAGCAAAGGGAGAATAACAAACTCGGAATAAATCATTACTCCGTCCCTGTTCGTAAAGAAATATCCGGTAAGCCCAATGATGAATAAGGCTAAGAGATTTGAAAAAAGAAATCCCGCTAATAAGGAAAAATTGAATGATTTACGTAGCATATAAAAATTTTAAAACTTATATTATTTGATAAAAACCAAGTTATTAACCGGGTAAATCTAAATCCGTATGCTTAGAATATCTTTCACAGCATGTTCTGCTTTGGAAAATAAAAAAGTATAACCGTTATCCAACAGACGTTTGGGCGTAACCCATCTGCTTTTTAAAATAAGCTCAGTTTCTGTTCCAATCAATTTTGCACCAATTTCCAGTAACCATGCTGGAGCAGGGAACCCGAAGGGAATGCCGTAAGATCTGCGAAGCAATTTCATCAGGTCTGTGTTACTGAGCGCCTCTGGCGCAGCACAATTAATAATCCCACTTAATTCTTCCTTTTGTAGTAACCATTCCGTACATTTTGCGGCATCCTGCTCATGAATCCATGAAACATACTGTTGGCCATCTCCCTGATGCCCACCCAGTCCAAATTTCACCAGGTTCAGCAAACGGGGAAATGCACCATCGCTCCGGCCAAGAACAATAGCCATACGTAAAGCAACCTTCCTTGTCTTTGGCGTATCTGTCTCAAAGAAAGTACGTTCCCATAACCGGCAAACATCAATAGAAAAACCATAACCAATATCTCCGGTTTCTTCATCCTGAGGATGGTCTTCAGCGTGGCGGTAAATAGTTGCAGAAGTTACATTGATCCACAGCTTAGGAGGAGCCTTCATTTTACCAATGACCAAAGCCAGCAGTTGGGTCGGTTGCTGTCTTGACGCAATAATTTCTTGCCTATTTTTCTCCGTATACCGGCAATTCACATTTTTACCACAAAGATTTATTAAAAGATCAGCTCCTTCTAAAATATCAGCCCATTCTCCCTCATTTATTCCATCCCACACTAATGTTTTAATATTTTCATCTGCTGTCTTTTGAGTTCTGCTCAGGATGATAACTTCAGCAGCCAGTTCCCGATAATATTGTGCCAGTACACCCCCCAGGTAACCATTACCTCCGGCCAGAATAATTTTATTATACTTCATCTGCTTATTTGTTTTTTAAATGGGACCTTTGATATAGGTTCATATTAATGGATTAAAAGAATAATCAAAAGAATTACTAAACGATAGAACATCCACGTAATGGTCAATGTCCAGCCAAGTTTCAGAAGTTTAGTTCTGCGGATATGCTCCAGAAACATTAAACCAGCAACTCCCATAAAGTAAGTTGCATAAACTAATGGAGGAAAGATTATCCAGTGTACGCTCCATATACCTGGTAAAAGTAATAATGCGCCTCCAAAAGAAATCGTCATCATATGACAAAGGTAATTCCATTTTATATCGGTATTTACCTTCATCCTGCTGACCACCAATCCCTGAAAAAATAGCTGCCCACCACAAATCAAATACTCCCGGTAAATATGACCTTCAGGTAACAAGCCATTCATTAGCCCTGCATAACCTGAGAGCACATAAGCAACCCCGGCCCAGCTAAAGATCAAATAAATGATCCGGTAATTGACCAATGGAAATTCAGTGTCTGATAACATTAATAAGCTCCTTAAAGTACTCATCTTTTATATATTTAATTTTCAGTAATTTTTGAAAGTTTAGTGGGTAAAAAAAATCTTCCAATGTGAAGATTTTAATATTTACTTATTTAAACATCTTAAATATGGACCCCCAAAACCAGCTTTCTTCTGCCTTAAGCATTGTATCTAAAGTTTTATCCACATTTTTAGCTAATTTATTAATGTCTTTAACAGATTTCGTAAAGGTCATAAATTCAGGATCTTTTGCATCTCCTTCCACTTTAGACAATTCATCAAGAATTTTGATCACCGGATCAAGTTCTCTTTTTCTTCGTTCCTTAGCTACTTGCCTGGCGATATTCCAGGTATCTTTATCTGCAAAGAAATACTCTTTACGCTCCCCTGCTTTATGTTGTTTTTCTACTAAGCCCCACCCAATTAATTCTCTGAGCGTCATGTTTGCATTACCTCTTGAAATACTCAGGGTAACCATGATTTCTTCGGTCGTTAGCGCTTCAGGTGAAATTAAGAGTAAGGCATGAACCTGTGCCATAGTCCGGTTGATCCCCCATTCAGAACCCAATTTCCCCCATGCCTCTATAAACTTCTGTTTTGCTTCTGATAATTCCATGAACAAATATACATAATTTATCGAACTTTCAATAATTACTGAAAGTTTATTTTAAACTAAAGCCTACTTATTAATTACAAACACCAATCCCTTTATTAAGCATTAAAAACCATTTTATAATAAAGACCACCCTTTTCCTCCAGTTGCTTACCTTTTTTCAAAAAACCTGTTTTTTCAAACCAGGTTACCAAAGCCAG is a window encoding:
- a CDS encoding RNA polymerase sigma factor codes for the protein MESEKTVYSYFSDTMLLKHLKKGDRLAFTEIFERYWKKVYNESYKRIQNPTLAESITEIVFVGLWEEKENKKKQKLLPYLLTSLRSHVLQLYREGKAVPRVERKSNYSMLTCIHTGIN
- a CDS encoding glycoside hydrolase family 16 protein; this translates as MKNMYFIAVIAMLSISCKKDQATAYNTGQQTDKKSVAAVSTIFFSGLTWNVKDLGNTTVGPGPNYWSGNSVWVDAQGFLHLKLKKDPATGRWNCAEIYSQQKFGYGSYVWQIEGRPDQLDPNLVFGLFNYKDGDDGHHEVDIEFARWGNSQWPNFNYTVYPAYGNPDTRDSKTYELALNGTYSTYKFTRTNQQVAYKSYHGHTQNEANAFYSYNTPAGFPVSTEALPVHMNLWLFSGHAPINGQEVEMIIHSFKFTPQ
- a CDS encoding TIGR01777 family oxidoreductase, translating into MKYNKIILAGGNGYLGGVLAQYYRELAAEVIILSRTQKTADENIKTLVWDGINEGEWADILEGADLLINLCGKNVNCRYTEKNRQEIIASRQQPTQLLALVIGKMKAPPKLWINVTSATIYRHAEDHPQDEETGDIGYGFSIDVCRLWERTFFETDTPKTRKVALRMAIVLGRSDGAFPRLLNLVKFGLGGHQGDGQQYVSWIHEQDAAKCTEWLLQKEELSGIINCAAPEALSNTDLMKLLRRSYGIPFGFPAPAWLLEIGAKLIGTETELILKSRWVTPKRLLDNGYTFLFSKAEHAVKDILSIRI
- a CDS encoding GbsR/MarR family transcriptional regulator, which produces MELSEAKQKFIEAWGKLGSEWGINRTMAQVHALLLISPEALTTEEIMVTLSISRGNANMTLRELIGWGLVEKQHKAGERKEYFFADKDTWNIARQVAKERRKRELDPVIKILDELSKVEGDAKDPEFMTFTKSVKDINKLAKNVDKTLDTMLKAEESWFWGSIFKMFK